Proteins from a single region of Desulforegula conservatrix Mb1Pa:
- a CDS encoding transposase → MTETQSLSHSAWECKYHIVWITKYRKKTIYAELRRYLARQKECAILEGHLMSDHVHMLIS, encoded by the coding sequence ATGACCGAGACACAAAGCCTAAGCCATAGTGCCTGGGAATGCAAGTATCATATAGTATGGATTACAAAGTATAGAAAAAAGACTATTTATGCAGAATTGAGGCGATATTTGGCCAGGCAAAAAGAATGTGCAATATTGGAAGGCCACTTGATGTCAGATCATGTTCATATGCTTATTTCG